One bacterium genomic window, CAAGAGGGACGGTCTTCCTGTCCCTCCGGCGTCTTTTTCACGCGCATGGGGCGGAAACCGGGCTCAGAATCAGCCCTCCACGCCTGTTGCAACTCGCCCGCCGGTGTGTTGGCAAAGACCGCATCGATTCAGTGCCATGAGTCGAAGGCCACGGCATCCAGTGATTTTGAAGTCAAACAAGACAGTTTATTCATTATGGGTGCTGTAGCTTAAAATGGCCGACCATCCACCAGTATGTTGCGTGGCCTAATCTCACGACTAAAGAATGATGCAATCAGGGCAACCAATGAGAGTGCCAGAAGGATACTAAACAGGACGACATAGGCGGAGGGAGGATAGATCCTGGCCTTGGCGGAAACAACCGCTTGATGATTAAACAAATCCAGCACCATGCCAGTCAGTTGCGCGGTTACAGCAATCATCACGTACGCTGCAGTGTTCAACATCCCAACGGAAGTAGCCACGGCTTTTGAGGGATTTTGTTCTTTCATCATTGACAGGATGACCGGTGCACAACCCGAACCCAGCGCTGGTGGAATAAAGGCGCAAAGGAAATACCAGGGAGGCATCGTGTAGTGGATTCCCACCAGAATGAGCAACATCCCCGTGACGGCCGTAACTGCAACAAATATCAAAAAGGGGTTGCGTCGATGATGGAACTTTTTGCTGATAACGCCACAAAGCGGCAATGCGGCCAACGTGAACAACATCATGGTGAATGTCAGTTTGGAGGCATTCGAGGCTGTGACACCGCAAATATCCTCGATAAATTTCTGCCCAATAGTCATTTGAAGACAGAGCGTTACGGACATGCTAAACGAATAGGCGATCAGCACCGGGTAATTCAAGCGGTTGGTCAACACCTCCACCGTATTTCCCCAGGAATTTCCATCCAGTGTGGACCGGCCTTCGTGATCCGCCTTCCGCCCCAACCACCATACCAGCACCAGCAGGCTCGCCGTTCCCGCTGCCAGAACCAAACAGGCGTTTCGCCACCCTTCACCATCCACCAGCATCCGGAACGGGCGTGTTCCCGCCAGCCCGCCACAGTACCCGACGAGCGACAAAAACCCCACAATCACTGTGAAATGCCTCCCACTAAACGAGTGGTCGGCTTCCTTGTACATGCACAGAAACATCGCACTGCCACCCAACCCCACCAGTGCGCGGCTTGAATACAGGCCCACCGTACTATGGGAAAGCGGAAACAACGTAGCGCCGATGACCAGCAAAAGACCACTCACCAGTGCCACCCGGATCCCCCCGAAACGGTCGGCCAACATTCCAGCAAAAGGTTGCATGATGGCATAGATAAACAGATAGATCGCTCCCAGCCGGGTGACTACAGCCGCATCGAGATTCATTTCGCTCTGGAGATCGTTGAAAATCGATCCCGGTATCCCGACCCGCTGGATAAACGAAAAGAAATAGAGGCCTGCCAGAGCGAAAACGATGGCGACTCCGTAGCGCTGAGTGAGATTCATATTGCGTCAATCTTGAGGATCATACAGAGGTCTTTCAACACGGCCCGGTTGTCACCGTAGGAAATGATATAGTGTTGACTCATGACTTTCTGAACAAACTCGTCCACGGGGTAATCGAAGATCATTTCCAAGCTGGGCAGTTGCGGCGCTGGCGGCGCCCAACCGGCCTCTTCCCAATTGCTCGGAGTTCGGGCTTCCGCCGTGGTGATGTGCATGCAATAGCATCCATTGGCGTAGCCAAGTCGAGCCAACGTGACAAGGCCGGTTTTAAGTTTGGAGACGTTCAGTAGGCCTTCCCCAAAATTTCCGAAGGCATTCGGCATAACCGTCACTTTGCCATCAACAATCTCACCGGGGACATAATCAGGCACGCCCATTAAGGCGCCATTCTCCAGGAATTCATAGAACTCCAAGTAGGCCGCTATCTGCCCAGTCAGACCCCGAACCATTAACTGAGTGACGGCACCCAGACTGTCGTTTTCCGGTACAGAGGAGATCTCCATCTCGTCATGCAGTAGGGTCATCGCGCCTGCCGGGGCAAAACCAAGCAGTTTCTTGATACCGTCGACGTCGTTGAACGAAAAGCCCTGATATCCCCTCTCTTTGATTTTTCCGCTGATCGCAAGGTAGAGTTCCACCGACTTCTCAACCGTGCCAGGCTGCGGTTCCTTGACAAACGTCCAGCGCATCCGAACTTCCTGAGCCAGCCGTGCCACCTCGTGTCGGTCAACTTTCGCGATCATTTGAGCCAGTTCGAGAACTTCAAAGTGCTCGATTTCGGGGCCGATCTGCGCCTTGAGGGAAACCCCATCGTACATCGTGCCGTAAAGGCGCATATCGCGATACCCCGCCATGCCGATCTTGGCGGACTTCAGCAACATTGCAGTTTGAGCGGCGCGGGCATAACTCATGATCTCATCGACTCGGGGTGACTGCCCTAGATAGGTGACCACATACTTAAAGGTGTAGCCCATGTCGGCCATCGGCTTGCGGAGCGCCGTCGTACCAGCCTGATCGGCGGTGGTGACAAAACGATCCCCCTCCTGCCAACCGGTCAAACCCCAAAGCAGGATCGGCTTGTGCTTGAAGGGCTCGATCACTGAGAAGACAGCCCAAGACGGTATCCAACCTGCAACACAGACGATCAACAGGTCGAAGTCTCCGCCAGCCTTCAATTCCCGGACAGCCCGCGCGGCTTGCGCGCCCGCAGGATCATCGCTGACCGGCGCGGTGTGAACCAGCTCCACACCCCGTTGCTCCAGCAATCGGCCGGCATCAGCACACCTCTTGTCAATGAATTCACGCGGGGTATTGACTTCGCCAAACCCCACAAACCCAACCCTGATCTTGTTCATAACGAATTCTCCAATTCCTTGACCAGACTGGCCATATGTGTCCATTCCCTGAGACCCGACAACGCGTCGTGGCCATAAAGATTATCCCGGCCGGCCATCATGGCATAATTTCCAGCCTCTCTGATTGTCTCGCCATTCAACAGGGCGGACAGGAATCCCGCCACAGCACAATCCCCGGCGCCGGATGCATTGCAGAAACGCCCGGCTTCGACGGGGAAAGGCGATATCCATATCCCACGCGAACATCCAATAGGATCAGATAAGCAAAGGGCCGAAGATGGGGCACTAAAGGTTGCCAGGTTGCCAGTGCGGAGGAAAGCCCCCCGATGCCCTGCCTTGATCATAAGGATCTTGACCCCCATCGCAATAACCCGCTCCGATAACCGTGCATAGGCTTCAGGAGGAATGACGGAGATCATATCGCCCCCAGCCGCCTCAGCAAGAAGAAGACTGAAACATTTCGGTTCCAGCATGAAGAGAAGTTCTTCGATACTGGGCACGAAAACATCCACGTGCGGGAGCGTGTTAGCCAGAATCGCCTGCCAATCGGCCTTCCCGGCAGGGCTGTCAGGATCCGGCAAGGTCATGTCTAACGAAATCGCGACGCCCAGTTCACGCACACGTCCCAAAAG contains:
- a CDS encoding MFS transporter — its product is MNLTQRYGVAIVFALAGLYFFSFIQRVGIPGSIFNDLQSEMNLDAAVVTRLGAIYLFIYAIMQPFAGMLADRFGGIRVALVSGLLLVIGATLFPLSHSTVGLYSSRALVGLGGSAMFLCMYKEADHSFSGRHFTVIVGFLSLVGYCGGLAGTRPFRMLVDGEGWRNACLVLAAGTASLLVLVWWLGRKADHEGRSTLDGNSWGNTVEVLTNRLNYPVLIAYSFSMSVTLCLQMTIGQKFIEDICGVTASNASKLTFTMMLFTLAALPLCGVISKKFHHRRNPFLIFVAVTAVTGMLLILVGIHYTMPPWYFLCAFIPPALGSGCAPVILSMMKEQNPSKAVATSVGMLNTAAYVMIAVTAQLTGMVLDLFNHQAVVSAKARIYPPSAYVVLFSILLALSLVALIASFFSREIRPRNILVDGRPF
- a CDS encoding PfkB family carbohydrate kinase; translated protein: MTRNSISRPIDAVVAGYLGVDLTPGFASTRTVVPFTELFRPGKLIETEGLHVSLGGVVANTGLAMRQFGQRVELMGCVGNDALGDMAMARLAQVGVSRGIRRNSQTGTAYGLVIAPPGSDRLFLEDSGCNGSFNADDIDYDVVSQSRLFHFGYPPLMQALWKNGGAELQTLLGRVRELGVAISLDMTLPDPDSPAGKADWQAILANTLPHVDVFVPSIEELLFMLEPKCFSLLLAEAAGGDMISVIPPEAYARLSERVIAMGVKILMIKAGHRGAFLRTGNLATFSAPSSALCLSDPIGCSRGIWISPFPVEAGRFCNASGAGDCAVAGFLSALLNGETIREAGNYAMMAGRDNLYGHDALSGLREWTHMASLVKELENSL